In Argiope bruennichi chromosome 4, qqArgBrue1.1, whole genome shotgun sequence, a single window of DNA contains:
- the LOC129966833 gene encoding tRNA (uracil-5-)-methyltransferase homolog B-like, whose amino-acid sequence MALSIRNLGFTRNSNCFLLKNKHSVNVPSQNSLRHLRGSRHGRILYRTEAKFQELLKSLNKHTESSVVNITEIPESVVKSAKPKEPQNEKSPDPRIEAELADPQNFTLVIPQDVTQEDIVKRLDEKITPLKNFTYAKQLEKKYNKSLSVLRMFGEKLRQAKVPITIGSDRLPCPVELMLPSPIIESYRNQDEFSIGTGIDGNPKTVGFYLEDPNDKSKIICVEPSELVIIKENHKKFAKDFERYIRNSPWVASTIHDDVGFWKSVKMKSNMDGDLMGIVSIHPRQLSQEELEEEKRKLCEYFTASGESYNLKSLYFQTCSDKKPQKYNFKPPEEDPCELLFGDKHLVEQMDHLRLSISPESFFLPNTTVAASLYGALQKICRMHSSMSVLDIFCGVGAASLVFSNRVKKCIGVDTCFRNVADAVFNASKSGIENVEFLCKMPESVLHDINDFQYHEDLIAVISPARAELSLPVLKFLRRCKHLSKIIYITTKPRLAVDNFVRLCKPAASEGYLGKPFVPLIALPVDLLPQTEHYALAVVFQRF is encoded by the exons ATGGCGCTGTCCATTCGTAATTTGGGATTTACAAGaaattctaattgttttttacttaaaaataaacattctgttAATGTTCCGTCTCAGAATTCGTTGCGCCATTTAAGAGGTTCAAGACATGG ACGAATATTATATAGGACAGAAGCCAAATTTCAAGAACTTTTAAAGTCCTTAAATAAACATACAGAAAGTTCTGTAGTGAATATTACCGAAATTCCTGAATCAGTTGTAAAATCAGCAAAACCTAAGGAACCTCAAAATGAAAAATCTCCTGATCCTCGGATTGAAGCAGAGTTAGCTGATCCTCAAAATTTTACTCTAGTTATACCACAAGATGTTACTCAAGAAGATATTGTCAAAag atTGGATGAAAAAATTACACCTCTGAAGAATTTTACTTATGCTAAACAGCTTGAG aaaaaatataacaaaagctTGAGTGTGCTTCGAATGTTTGGAGAAAAACTTCGTCAAGCAAAAGTACCAATCACAATTGGATCAGATAGGCTACCGTGTCCTGTAGAATTGATGCTTccatca CCAATCATAGAATCATATAGAAATCAGGATGAATTTAGCATTGGAACTGGAATTGATGGAAATCCAAAGACTGTTGGTTTTTATTTAGAAGATCCAAATg ataagtcaaaaattatttgtgtggAACCTTCAGAATTGgtcattattaaagaaaatcataaaaaatttgcaaag GATTTTGAGAGGTATATTAGGAATTCACCCTGGGTTGCATCCACCATCCATGATGATGTGGGTTTCTGGAAAAGTGTTAAAATGAAGTCTAACATGGATGGTGATTTGATGGGAATTGTTTCTATACATCCTCGACAATTATCACAG GAGGAACTTGAAGAAGAGAAGAGAAAATTATGTGAATACTTTACTGCAAGTGGTGAAAGTTACAatctaaaatctttatatttccaAACATG ttcAGATAAAAAGCCTCAAAAATACAACTTTAAACCTCCTGAAGAAGATCCATGCGAGCTGTTATTTGGAGATAAACATCTTGTAGAGCAAATGGATCATCTTCGATTATCTATTTCACCAGAATCTTTCTTCTTGCCTAATACCACTGTGGCGGCATCATTGTATGGTGCCTTACAAAAAATCTGTAGGATGCATAGTTCAATGTCCGTTCTAGATATTTTCTGTGGTGTAG GGGCTGCAAGTTTAGTTTTTTCTAATCGTGTGAAGAAGTGTATTGGTGTGGATACTTGCTTTAGAAATGTTGCTGATGCTGTATTTAATGCATCAAAGAGTG gtatagaaaatgttgaatttttatgcAAGATGCCTGAATCGGTTTTACATGACATTAATGACTTCCAATATCATGAGGATCTGATAGCTGTAATTAGTCCTGCAAGAGCAGAGCTTT ctcTTCCTGTTCTCAAATTCCTTCGAAGATGTAAGCATTTGAGTAAAATCATCTACATTACTACAAAACCACGATTAGCTGTTGATAATTTTGTTAG
- the LOC129966614 gene encoding ELMO domain-containing protein 3-like: MLIKTEMQLDAIDEVDECGDLTDEKLIISSSKKPAIYKHKATVDVTQAKKEIEIAREEWDQIGSIDYVSTSVIAQTSLISSDEVLNYFRQKDMKQYLKCIKPVKQRKGFEALKHWFAGPPKLHSNLIAERDLFFAIALCPFDSSDEIHMRVLQTLYKTLTGTDKDCPRYGKHWEELGFQGVDPGTDLRGVGFLGLVHLLSMILNPTTADLAKEILQLAKHEQQNFPFCTMGINITRIVVETMREEALNRECNRKMNIFQVTNDFYAGIFLHLFVIWRDQKKTIMDSGYVIKDLTNTAKKNTSVIFRDLFSYVKV; the protein is encoded by the exons ATGCTTATCAAAACAGAAATGCAACTAGATGCAATTGATGAAGTTGATGAATGTGGGGATTTAACAGATGAGAAA CTTATTATATCAAGCTCTAAAAAACCAGCTATTTACAAACATAAGGCAACTGTTG atgttacacaagcaaaaaaagaaattgaaattgctCGAGAAGAGTGGGATCAAATAGGGTCTATTGATTATG tttCTACATCTGTCATAGCTCAAACTTCTCTCATCTCTTCTGATGAAGTATTGAACTATTTCCGACAAAAGGATATGAAGCAATATTTG AAGTGCATCAAACCAGTAAAACAGAGGAAAGGATTTGAAGCTCTGAAGCACTGGTTTGCTGGACCTCCAAAGCTGCATTCAAATTTGATTGCTGAAAGAGATTTGTTTTTTGCCATTGCTTTAT GCCCTTTTGATTCAAGCGATGAAATACACATGAGAGTCTTGCAGactttatataaaactttaactGGAACTGACAAAGATTGTCCACGTTATGGAAAGCACTGGGAAGAGTTAGGGTTTCAGG gTGTTGATCCTGGAACAGACTTAAGGGGAGTTGGATTTCTGGGCCTTGTTCATTTGCTATCTATGATCCTTAACCCAACGACTGCAGATCTagcaaaagaaattttgcaaCTTGCAAAGCATGAGCAACAG aacttTCCTTTCTGCACTATGGGTATAAATATTACAAGGATTGTTGTGGAAACTATGAGAGAAGAAGCCTTAAATCG AGAGTGCAATCGAAAAATGAACATATTCCAAGTTACTAATGATTTTTATGCTGGAATCTTTCTCCATTTGTTTGTGATCTGGAGAGATCAAAAGAAGACTATTATGGATTCTGGTTATGTGATTAAAG ATTTGACTAATACTGCAAAGAAAAATACTTCTGTGATATTCAGAGATTTGTTTTCATATGTGAAGGTATAA